In the Peptoclostridium acidaminophilum DSM 3953 genome, one interval contains:
- the atpC gene encoding ATP synthase F1 subunit epsilon — protein MASVFQLEIVAPDRKFFEGEADMVIVRTLEGDLGILKGHIDYVAPLDIGVVKIKKDGHYKEASIAGGFVQVGKDKVTILTDAAEWPGEIDLDRAQKALQHAEEEIKKGPKDETYVLYAELKLKRALNRIRMAEQKEK, from the coding sequence ATGGCTTCAGTATTTCAACTGGAGATAGTGGCTCCCGACAGGAAATTCTTCGAAGGCGAAGCTGATATGGTCATAGTGAGGACATTGGAAGGTGACCTTGGGATATTAAAGGGACACATTGACTATGTTGCCCCGCTTGACATAGGCGTAGTGAAAATCAAAAAAGACGGTCACTATAAAGAGGCTTCTATAGCCGGAGGCTTCGTTCAAGTAGGCAAGGATAAGGTGACTATACTTACTGACGCCGCAGAGTGGCCAGGCGAGATAGACCTTGACAGAGCTCAAAAAGCTTTGCAGCATGCAGAAGAGGAAATAAAGAAGGGTCCAAAGGACGAAACTTATGTACTATATGCAGAGCTGAAGCTCAAAAGAGCGCTTAACAGAATCAGGATGGCAGAGCAAAAAGAGAAATAG
- the acpS gene encoding holo-ACP synthase, whose translation MSDVVGIGIDIVEIERIKKAISKNPRFLERIFTKRERDYFEHKKFSPATIAGNFAAKEAVVKALGTGIRDISFAEIEILRDAFGKPIVTVGGRLESICQAKGIGDIQISISHSKYYAVANAIATNRGD comes from the coding sequence ATGAGCGATGTAGTGGGTATAGGAATAGATATAGTGGAGATAGAAAGAATAAAGAAGGCAATATCTAAAAACCCAAGATTCCTGGAGAGAATATTCACAAAGAGGGAAAGGGACTATTTCGAGCATAAAAAATTCAGTCCTGCCACAATAGCCGGTAATTTTGCGGCTAAGGAGGCTGTGGTTAAGGCTCTGGGGACTGGCATAAGGGATATTTCTTTTGCCGAGATCGAGATTCTGAGGGATGCGTTTGGAAAGCCTATTGTCACTGTAGGCGGCAGGCTTGAATCCATATGCCAGGCAAAAGGTATAGGAGACATTCAAATCTCGATATCCCACTCGAAATACTATGCAGTAGCAAACGCAATTGCCACAAACAGGGGGGATTAA
- a CDS encoding CBS domain-containing protein — MKAKDIMTVNVISVKRDALIKDIAHILVENRIGGVPVVDDGGRVVGIISETDLVRKEKNVHIPSYITVLQGVIYLESFKKFEEDIRKITAYKAEDIMSVDVEKVHEEDDVETVASLMIERGINRVPVVDSEGKLKGIICRYDIIKSMFS; from the coding sequence GTGAAAGCAAAGGACATAATGACTGTCAATGTAATATCCGTAAAAAGAGATGCGCTCATAAAGGACATAGCCCACATTCTTGTGGAAAACAGGATAGGAGGTGTTCCAGTGGTTGATGATGGCGGCCGAGTCGTGGGGATAATATCTGAAACCGACCTTGTACGCAAGGAGAAGAACGTCCACATTCCTTCCTACATCACGGTGCTGCAAGGGGTAATATACCTTGAGAGTTTCAAGAAATTCGAGGAGGACATAAGAAAAATAACAGCCTACAAGGCTGAGGACATAATGTCTGTTGATGTAGAAAAAGTCCACGAGGAGGACGATGTAGAGACTGTTGCAAGCCTTATGATTGAAAGAGGTATAAACAGAGTGCCGGTAGTTGACAGCGAGGGAAAACTAAAGGGCATAATATGCCGCTATGACATAATAAAATCAATGTTTAGCTAA
- the alr gene encoding alanine racemase, producing the protein MKYKNRPWAEINVENLRENFRNIKSLTKEGTKVCAVVKANAYGHGSVQVAKILIEEGADYLAVASEGEAIELRQAGIKTPILCLGFVPEVVYEEAIANELDITIYSLDAAEKLSKEAVRLGKNARVHIKLDTGMSRLGFQVEDASVDAIEKIVGMPGIELVGVFTHFAKADEKDKTFTEHQYDGYMKIVSEVEKRGVKIQIKHVCNSAGTMDMPQYHMDMVRPGIILYGLYPSDEVMKERLELKPVMTFKASVSHVKDLEAGRGIGYGLRYVTEKTTRVATMPIGYADGFTRMLSGKVSVKVNGTVVPVIGNICMDQSMLNVDAVETKVGDEVVIFGEDIDARVERIAQALGTINYEIVCMVARRIPRVYMEKNTVLQVVDYLVE; encoded by the coding sequence ATGAAGTACAAAAACAGACCTTGGGCAGAAATAAATGTAGAGAACTTGAGAGAGAATTTCAGAAATATTAAAAGTCTTACAAAGGAAGGCACGAAGGTGTGTGCAGTTGTCAAAGCCAATGCTTACGGCCATGGTTCGGTGCAGGTTGCAAAAATACTTATTGAAGAAGGAGCAGACTACCTTGCTGTTGCAAGCGAAGGTGAGGCTATCGAGCTCAGACAGGCGGGCATCAAAACCCCTATACTATGCCTTGGATTCGTTCCCGAGGTTGTATATGAGGAAGCCATAGCCAATGAACTCGACATAACAATATACTCGCTGGATGCGGCTGAAAAGCTCAGCAAAGAGGCGGTCAGGCTCGGAAAAAATGCAAGAGTACATATCAAGCTTGACACTGGCATGTCGAGACTGGGATTCCAGGTTGAGGATGCCAGTGTAGATGCAATCGAAAAGATAGTGGGAATGCCCGGAATAGAGCTTGTGGGCGTGTTCACGCACTTTGCAAAGGCAGATGAAAAGGACAAGACGTTCACAGAGCACCAATATGACGGCTACATGAAGATTGTCAGCGAGGTTGAAAAAAGAGGCGTAAAAATACAAATAAAGCACGTATGCAACAGTGCTGGAACTATGGACATGCCTCAGTACCATATGGACATGGTGAGACCGGGCATAATACTGTACGGTCTGTATCCGTCTGACGAGGTAATGAAGGAGAGGCTGGAGCTAAAGCCTGTCATGACCTTCAAAGCGTCAGTGTCGCATGTGAAGGATCTTGAAGCTGGCAGAGGCATAGGCTACGGACTCAGATACGTCACTGAAAAGACAACAAGGGTGGCGACTATGCCTATTGGATATGCCGACGGATTCACAAGGATGCTAAGCGGCAAGGTGAGCGTAAAGGTCAACGGCACAGTGGTGCCTGTTATAGGCAACATATGCATGGACCAGTCAATGCTCAATGTGGACGCTGTTGAAACAAAGGTGGGCGACGAGGTGGTAATATTCGGCGAGGACATAGACGCCAGAGTCGAAAGGATCGCCCAGGCTCTTGGAACAATCAACTACGAGATAGTCTGCATGGTTGCACGAAGGATACCAAGAGTATATATGGAAAAAAATACAGTTTTACAAGTCGTTGATTATTTGGTAGAATAG
- a CDS encoding type II toxin-antitoxin system PemK/MazF family toxin, translating into MKGRWLRVSSADIKEGIKDLKRGDIYYADLSPVIGSEQGGVRPVLIVQNDIGNKYSPTVIVAAITAKIDKAKLPTHVEIKANEYGLVKNSVVLLEQIRTIDKRRLREKIGSFDEKLMLKVDEALQISLGLMEI; encoded by the coding sequence ATGAAAGGAAGATGGCTAAGAGTGAGTAGTGCTGATATAAAAGAAGGCATTAAAGACTTAAAAAGAGGCGACATATATTATGCCGACCTCAGCCCGGTAATAGGGTCTGAGCAGGGCGGAGTAAGACCTGTGCTTATAGTACAAAACGACATAGGGAACAAGTACAGTCCTACTGTCATAGTAGCCGCCATAACAGCCAAGATAGACAAGGCCAAGCTCCCGACACATGTGGAGATAAAGGCCAACGAGTACGGCTTGGTAAAGAATTCGGTGGTGCTGCTTGAGCAGATCAGGACTATAGACAAGAGAAGACTCAGAGAAAAGATTGGAAGCTTCGACGAAAAACTAATGCTCAAGGTTGACGAAGCTCTTCAGATAAGCCTTGGTCTTATGGAAATCTAG
- a CDS encoding glycoside hydrolase family 26 protein: MKRLASILISVILFFACIPLEESHAEAVSGKRDFVSYNLGFVCKIPLAMQEKGSIEDVSARLEGADGSRIYIYSQDIKGMSPQTYIYYSNKQIRAGRGGFTMLNERTTTLANSAKAYEFLYQRDIIENIENDKNIYFEINAVYPQFNRVLTFWVKTDSANLDYYTQMARDMASSAWLFEKGVKTQRAPYVQRDIDLKGKSTRLKIGKDSMMWGIMHPHNLDGADYTSNLAPFEKSIGKKFEFLMTYSDFNNKVNLKEVQEVYDDERVMMLTWQPWVYIDKTQNENIESESDVLIPEIVKGKYDDYIRSWARDIKSVGEPVFVRFANEMNGDWDPWCAWFFGKDTELYNEAWNRIERIFHEEGADNAQFVWNPHDRSYPDFDWNSPHMYYPGDEHVDWVGLTGYNNGTSFSGDVWREFGDIYQPVYDDYMKHYREKPFMITEFSCNEDGGDKAAWIRNGFSSFANMPNIKAAVWFNQIDTRWLYNIDSSEASLNAFKESLLQNPLFSLKNVYKEEALQTQDEENIQNESKQQQEKTESQKTAKK, from the coding sequence TTGAAAAGGTTAGCATCTATATTAATTTCAGTAATCCTGTTTTTTGCCTGTATACCGCTTGAGGAGTCGCATGCCGAAGCAGTGAGCGGAAAACGGGACTTCGTATCGTACAATCTCGGATTTGTCTGCAAAATACCCCTTGCAATGCAGGAGAAGGGGTCAATAGAGGATGTCTCCGCAAGGCTCGAGGGAGCGGATGGCAGCAGGATATACATATACAGCCAGGACATAAAGGGCATGTCGCCCCAGACATACATATACTACAGCAACAAGCAGATAAGGGCGGGCCGCGGAGGCTTTACTATGCTTAATGAGCGCACTACTACACTTGCAAACAGCGCAAAGGCATACGAATTCCTGTATCAAAGGGATATCATAGAAAACATCGAAAACGACAAGAATATATATTTCGAGATAAATGCAGTATACCCTCAGTTCAATCGTGTGCTGACTTTTTGGGTAAAGACAGACAGCGCCAATCTCGACTACTACACCCAGATGGCAAGGGACATGGCCTCGTCGGCATGGCTGTTTGAAAAGGGAGTAAAAACCCAGAGGGCGCCTTATGTGCAAAGGGACATTGACCTAAAGGGAAAGAGCACAAGGCTCAAGATAGGCAAGGACAGCATGATGTGGGGAATAATGCATCCGCACAATCTCGACGGAGCTGACTACACGTCGAACCTGGCACCGTTTGAGAAAAGCATAGGCAAGAAGTTTGAGTTCCTGATGACTTATTCGGATTTCAACAACAAGGTCAACCTCAAAGAGGTACAGGAAGTTTACGATGACGAGAGGGTTATGATGCTTACATGGCAGCCATGGGTGTACATAGACAAGACTCAGAATGAAAACATAGAAAGCGAAAGCGACGTACTAATACCCGAGATAGTAAAGGGCAAGTATGACGACTACATAAGAAGCTGGGCAAGGGACATTAAAAGCGTTGGCGAGCCTGTGTTCGTAAGATTCGCAAACGAGATGAACGGCGACTGGGATCCATGGTGCGCATGGTTTTTTGGAAAGGATACAGAGCTTTACAACGAGGCATGGAATAGGATTGAGAGGATATTCCACGAAGAAGGCGCCGACAATGCGCAGTTTGTATGGAACCCTCATGACAGGTCATACCCAGACTTTGATTGGAACAGCCCCCATATGTACTATCCGGGAGATGAGCATGTCGACTGGGTAGGGCTTACAGGCTACAACAACGGCACCTCGTTCTCGGGTGATGTCTGGAGGGAGTTTGGGGACATATACCAGCCCGTATATGACGACTACATGAAGCATTATCGTGAAAAGCCATTCATGATAACCGAGTTTTCCTGCAATGAAGATGGAGGAGACAAGGCGGCGTGGATAAGAAATGGATTTTCCAGCTTTGCCAACATGCCAAACATAAAGGCTGCAGTATGGTTCAACCAGATTGACACCCGCTGGCTCTACAACATAGATTCCTCAGAGGCTTCATTAAACGCTTTCAAGGAATCGCTGCTGCAGAATCCTCTTTTTTCATTAAAGAACGTATACAAGGAAGAAGCGCTTCAAACTCAAGATGAAGAAAACATACAAAATGAATCAAAGCAGCAGCAGGAAAAAACAGAATCCCAAAAAACAGCAAAGAAATAG
- a CDS encoding DUF5693 family protein, producing MAIFLVIGILSSMFLLSGRIGVEKNYKNVDITLDYESILNMAADSKDHDIDYFLKEFKKLGASSAAINEATLSSLEEDKELKVDVELDGYDLMVSADKQMIDFIASGFEKKLGSGSVELVDEGTLRVPGSRADYIYDETIVKDSEGKYVGKKKIGVGSKKEFIGLGFLKRDTDRIQNAGLEVIPRPIYTSQYEDEKSIAVYFEALDSNGIKPRYIMFTGDEILGGAEHSDVLAKELKRRGIIAAMIESSVQREHIEQDGLNQLVQKMDYNSTRVFNVWDYIQKRYDYQIPFHRNGQEVMNSIYRAVVERNIRVVYFKPFIDSRDRYVTDMSIYADRFNELEDRLGSHGIKIADVKPLGLNDPSRYIKLLSAIGIVAAGFVLLENIINVRGRIYDMAFYAIAAVTAAPYALNIATDTMDKLYALMASIIFPSLAMVALLNVVKKICDAKKGRI from the coding sequence ATGGCTATATTTTTAGTAATAGGAATACTATCTTCGATGTTTTTGCTCTCAGGCAGGATTGGGGTAGAAAAAAACTATAAGAACGTGGATATAACGCTTGATTATGAGTCAATATTAAACATGGCGGCGGATTCCAAGGATCATGACATCGACTACTTTTTAAAGGAATTCAAAAAGCTTGGCGCTTCTTCAGCTGCAATAAACGAAGCCACGCTCAGCTCGCTTGAGGAAGACAAGGAACTCAAGGTGGATGTGGAGCTTGACGGCTACGACTTGATGGTGAGCGCGGACAAGCAGATGATTGATTTTATAGCATCAGGCTTTGAAAAGAAGCTGGGAAGCGGCAGCGTTGAGCTTGTAGACGAAGGTACTTTACGAGTACCTGGCAGCAGGGCAGACTATATATATGATGAAACTATAGTAAAAGACAGTGAAGGCAAGTATGTAGGAAAGAAAAAAATAGGAGTGGGCTCAAAGAAGGAATTCATAGGGCTGGGCTTCCTAAAGAGAGATACAGACCGCATCCAGAATGCGGGACTTGAAGTGATTCCAAGACCAATATACACATCGCAGTATGAGGATGAAAAAAGCATTGCGGTGTATTTTGAAGCCTTGGATAGCAATGGAATAAAACCAAGATACATAATGTTTACGGGAGATGAGATACTCGGCGGAGCTGAGCATTCGGATGTGCTGGCAAAGGAGCTCAAAAGAAGGGGCATAATAGCGGCAATGATTGAGAGCTCGGTGCAAAGAGAGCATATTGAGCAGGACGGCCTTAATCAGCTGGTGCAGAAGATGGATTACAATTCCACGAGAGTTTTCAACGTCTGGGATTACATTCAGAAAAGATATGACTATCAGATACCGTTTCACAGGAACGGTCAGGAGGTTATGAATTCAATATATAGAGCGGTGGTGGAAAGGAACATAAGGGTTGTGTACTTCAAGCCTTTCATTGACAGCAGGGATAGATACGTGACAGACATGTCGATATATGCAGACAGATTCAATGAGCTTGAAGACAGGCTTGGAAGCCACGGCATAAAAATAGCCGATGTAAAGCCACTGGGACTCAATGATCCCAGCAGATACATTAAGCTGCTTTCCGCTATTGGAATAGTGGCAGCCGGCTTTGTGCTGCTCGAGAACATCATCAATGTCAGAGGCAGGATATACGACATGGCGTTTTATGCCATTGCGGCAGTGACGGCCGCGCCATATGCCCTTAACATAGCTACGGACACGATGGACAAGCTGTATGCGCTCATGGCGTCAATAATATTCCCTTCGCTCGCCATGGTGGCCTTGCTGAACGTGGTGAAAAAGATATGCGATGCAAAAAAAGGGAGAATTTAA
- a CDS encoding DUF5693 family protein yields MRCKKRENLRIKDIVLESSLILIAISLISLAGAVSEDALLSHSKYMLEMDLFRGVKLSQVGPIGITFLAYISIFGYRRSEDKRGLYWSEIKLFLSENIRVIHMAILGAIAVAAIVYISRMGHETNIEPSSLEILGRNILEMIFQARPRTKAILLAHPALLLLIFMAYKKCCCWSLPLLALAVSIGQGNIVNTFSHLRTPIYLSVYRTVYETGLGILIGALAVAILKGVWDYVQRRKENA; encoded by the coding sequence ATGCGATGCAAAAAAAGGGAGAATTTAAGGATAAAGGACATAGTACTGGAAAGCTCCTTGATTCTCATTGCGATATCACTCATTTCGCTTGCCGGAGCCGTATCAGAGGATGCGCTGCTCTCGCATTCGAAATATATGCTTGAAATGGACCTTTTCAGAGGGGTAAAGCTTTCTCAGGTGGGTCCTATAGGAATTACGTTCCTGGCGTATATCTCGATATTCGGCTACAGGAGGAGCGAAGATAAAAGGGGTCTTTACTGGAGTGAGATAAAGCTATTCCTGAGCGAGAATATAAGAGTAATACACATGGCCATTCTGGGAGCGATAGCTGTCGCTGCGATAGTATATATATCCAGAATGGGGCATGAAACCAACATAGAACCTTCATCACTTGAGATACTCGGAAGAAACATACTTGAGATGATATTCCAGGCCAGGCCGAGAACCAAAGCCATACTGCTTGCACATCCGGCGCTTCTGCTGCTGATATTCATGGCATACAAGAAATGCTGCTGCTGGAGCCTGCCACTGCTGGCACTTGCGGTTTCAATAGGACAGGGCAATATAGTAAACACTTTTTCGCATCTTAGAACGCCTATATACCTTTCTGTCTACAGGACCGTATATGAAACAGGACTGGGAATACTTATAGGAGCTTTGGCAGTTGCAATACTAAAGGGAGTATGGGATTATGTTCAAAGGAGAAAAGAGAATGCGTAG
- the csaB gene encoding polysaccharide pyruvyl transferase CsaB, which produces MRRVLVSGYYGFNNAGDEAILKALIEGIRGAQDECEIVVLSQHPRFTAQKHNVKSAMRMNIFRLLWEIKKCDLLISGGGSLLQDVTSKRSILYYLAIIYAAKLMGKSVMIYSQGIGPVSRSSNRRFLKKALSMVDFINVRDEKSKSELQEMGIDNEILVTADAVFGMSRPSLDKGAAAIERLNIKKGKRLVGISMRPWKDNDEISEKFSQLCKSMAAEQGCEIVLLPFHFYSDLEIMDMVYQKLDSETRKSVHVLREYLHVEDYLSLIGNLDMFIGMRLHGLIFSVLMGVPVVGISYDPKIDSFMSSIGKKSTTDVLNLNFNDIINEVEKILLNFDTEKGLMDSRAIELSAKVKNHNMALGKLIKSSGQRWDSIEKAEDSRRANRQS; this is translated from the coding sequence ATGCGTAGAGTTCTTGTCAGCGGCTACTACGGATTCAATAACGCAGGAGACGAGGCAATACTAAAGGCGCTTATAGAAGGAATAAGAGGCGCGCAGGACGAGTGTGAAATCGTGGTGCTTTCGCAGCATCCAAGGTTTACAGCACAAAAGCACAATGTCAAATCAGCCATGAGGATGAACATATTCAGGCTGCTGTGGGAGATAAAAAAATGCGACCTGCTAATAAGCGGGGGAGGTTCTCTGCTCCAGGATGTCACATCAAAAAGGTCGATACTCTACTACCTTGCCATAATATATGCAGCCAAGCTCATGGGCAAGAGTGTAATGATATATTCCCAGGGCATAGGGCCTGTAAGCAGGTCGTCGAACCGGAGATTCCTCAAAAAAGCCTTGAGCATGGTAGATTTTATCAACGTCAGAGACGAAAAGTCAAAGAGCGAGCTGCAGGAGATGGGCATAGACAACGAGATACTCGTAACTGCAGACGCGGTTTTCGGCATGAGCAGGCCCAGCCTGGACAAGGGCGCAGCCGCAATAGAAAGGCTCAATATAAAAAAAGGCAAGCGTCTTGTAGGCATATCAATGAGGCCATGGAAGGACAATGACGAAATATCTGAAAAGTTCAGCCAGCTGTGCAAAAGCATGGCAGCAGAGCAGGGTTGCGAAATTGTATTGCTGCCGTTCCACTTCTACTCCGACCTGGAGATAATGGATATGGTATACCAAAAGCTTGACAGCGAAACCAGAAAAAGTGTACACGTGCTGAGGGAGTACCTGCATGTGGAGGACTACCTTTCGCTTATAGGAAATCTTGACATGTTCATAGGCATGAGGCTTCATGGACTCATATTTTCAGTGCTTATGGGAGTGCCGGTGGTGGGGATATCGTACGATCCCAAGATAGATAGCTTCATGTCATCCATAGGCAAAAAAAGCACGACTGATGTTTTAAATTTAAATTTTAATGATATAATAAATGAAGTGGAAAAAATACTTCTGAATTTCGACACAGAAAAAGGGCTTATGGATTCCAGAGCAATAGAGCTCTCTGCAAAGGTAAAAAACCACAACATGGCTCTTGGAAAATTGATTAAATCAAGCGGGCAAAGGTGGGATAGCATTGAAAAGGCTGAAGATTCTAGGCGTGCCAATAGACAAAGTTGA
- a CDS encoding WecB/TagA/CpsF family glycosyltransferase: protein MKRLKILGVPIDKVDMDSALSRVADCLRQKKKCVVCTPNSEIVMLAQTSGELRNFIETADLVVPDGIGLVLASRIVKKPLSERVTGIDLMDRILAYCSENGKSVFIMGSKPGVAEKAAQNISEKFKNIKFAGTHHGYFKGYHTGVENSTEEDEVIEKINAAKPDVLFVAMGAPKQELWIAKHRDRLGSNIIMGVGGSADVYAGEVQRAPAAYQRLGLEWLYRLMKEPWRYKRMMALPAFVVEVIKRGEN, encoded by the coding sequence TTGAAAAGGCTGAAGATTCTAGGCGTGCCAATAGACAAAGTTGACATGGATTCCGCCCTTTCTAGGGTGGCGGACTGCCTGAGGCAGAAAAAAAAATGCGTGGTATGCACGCCCAACAGTGAGATAGTGATGCTTGCGCAAACTAGCGGCGAGCTGAGAAACTTTATAGAGACGGCGGACCTTGTGGTGCCAGACGGCATAGGACTTGTCCTGGCATCGCGGATTGTTAAAAAGCCGCTGAGTGAAAGGGTCACCGGCATAGACCTTATGGACAGGATACTCGCTTACTGCAGTGAAAACGGCAAGTCTGTCTTCATAATGGGAAGCAAGCCGGGAGTAGCCGAGAAGGCTGCACAGAACATATCGGAGAAATTCAAGAATATCAAGTTTGCAGGAACACACCACGGCTATTTCAAAGGTTACCATACTGGCGTTGAAAACAGTACTGAAGAAGACGAGGTCATAGAAAAGATAAACGCTGCAAAGCCGGACGTGCTTTTTGTGGCCATGGGAGCCCCAAAGCAGGAGCTCTGGATAGCAAAACACAGGGACAGGCTGGGCTCTAACATTATAATGGGAGTTGGCGGAAGCGCTGATGTTTATGCAGGCGAGGTGCAAAGGGCGCCCGCGGCATATCAGAGGCTCGGGCTGGAATGGCTTTACAGGCTCATGAAGGAGCCATGGAGATATAAGAGGATGATGGCGCTGCCTGCTTTCGTGGTTGAGGTCATCAAAAGAGGCGAAAATTAA
- a CDS encoding transketolase, whose translation MRDHNELTSVAANVRRNIIEMLHESGSGHPGGSLSAVEIVTALYFDEMNIDPENPNKENRDRFVLSKGHAAPVIYSVLAERKYFDKSELMKLRKTGAMLQGHPDMKGTPGIEMSTGSLGQGFSAACGMAMASKLDGSPWRVYALLGDGEVQEGLVWEAAMSAAHYKLDNIVAFLDNNGLQIDGKNEEVLGVDPLAEKFKAFGWNVFEIDGHDFDQIFTALDAAKSAAGRPTMIVSKTVKGKGVSFMENQAGWHGKAPNAQEREIALRDLGGRCDE comes from the coding sequence ATGAGGGACCATAATGAGCTGACTAGCGTTGCCGCTAACGTCAGAAGAAACATAATAGAGATGCTTCATGAGTCGGGCTCGGGGCATCCGGGCGGTTCGCTGTCTGCGGTTGAGATAGTCACTGCTTTATATTTCGACGAAATGAACATAGACCCTGAAAATCCAAACAAGGAAAACAGGGACAGGTTTGTGCTTTCAAAAGGACATGCCGCTCCTGTAATATACAGCGTTCTGGCTGAGAGAAAATATTTCGACAAGTCCGAGCTGATGAAGCTTAGAAAGACGGGAGCAATGCTGCAGGGACACCCTGACATGAAAGGCACGCCGGGAATAGAAATGTCCACAGGCTCGCTCGGACAAGGCTTTTCTGCGGCCTGCGGAATGGCAATGGCATCGAAGCTTGACGGCTCGCCTTGGAGAGTGTACGCGCTCCTGGGAGACGGAGAGGTTCAGGAAGGCCTTGTGTGGGAGGCGGCAATGAGCGCTGCTCACTATAAGCTTGACAACATTGTGGCGTTCCTTGACAACAACGGACTACAAATAGACGGCAAGAATGAAGAGGTGCTCGGGGTTGATCCTCTTGCTGAAAAATTCAAGGCTTTCGGCTGGAACGTGTTTGAAATTGACGGGCACGACTTCGATCAGATATTTACGGCTCTTGACGCTGCCAAGTCGGCGGCGGGAAGGCCAACCATGATAGTATCCAAGACTGTAAAGGGCAAGGGCGTTTCGTTCATGGAAAATCAGGCAGGCTGGCATGGAAAGGCGCCAAACGCGCAGGAGAGAGAAATTGCCTTGAGAGATTTGGGAGGAAGATGTGATGAGTAA
- a CDS encoding transketolase family protein yields the protein MSKIATRDAYGKALAKLGQQNSKVVVLDADLSKSTKTADFKEIFPERFFNMGIAEANLMGASAGLAAAGKIPFASTFAVFASGRGFEIIRNSICYPKLNVKICATHAGITVGEDGASHQALEDISIMRSLPNMSVIVPADGVETEKVIFSIAEYSGPVYTRLGRSGVPTIFSDDYEFVLGKGVQLTDGDDVAIIACGIMVAESLEAAKLLEEKGIKARVINMSSIKPIDSELIVKAARETGAIVTAEEHNIIGGLGSAVAEVLVEEYPVPVKRVGVNDTFGESGDPKELVVKYGLTANDIVQAAIKAIERKR from the coding sequence ATGAGTAAAATAGCCACAAGAGACGCATACGGCAAGGCTCTTGCCAAGCTGGGACAACAGAATTCTAAGGTAGTAGTACTTGACGCCGACCTTTCAAAGTCGACAAAGACGGCCGATTTCAAGGAAATTTTCCCTGAAAGATTCTTCAACATGGGTATAGCCGAGGCAAACCTCATGGGGGCATCGGCAGGCCTTGCAGCTGCAGGAAAGATTCCTTTCGCATCGACATTTGCAGTGTTCGCCTCGGGCAGGGGCTTTGAAATAATAAGAAACTCAATATGCTATCCAAAGCTGAATGTAAAGATATGCGCAACTCACGCAGGCATAACCGTGGGCGAGGACGGAGCTTCCCACCAGGCGCTTGAAGACATATCAATAATGAGGTCTCTTCCAAACATGAGCGTTATAGTGCCGGCTGACGGCGTTGAGACTGAAAAGGTAATATTCTCAATAGCCGAATACAGCGGCCCTGTATATACAAGACTTGGAAGGTCGGGAGTGCCTACTATATTCTCCGACGACTACGAGTTCGTGCTTGGAAAAGGCGTTCAGCTTACAGATGGCGACGACGTCGCTATAATAGCATGCGGCATAATGGTTGCCGAGTCTCTTGAAGCAGCAAAGCTTCTTGAGGAAAAAGGCATAAAGGCGAGGGTAATCAATATGTCGTCTATAAAGCCAATAGATTCAGAACTGATAGTAAAGGCGGCAAGAGAGACGGGTGCCATCGTGACTGCAGAAGAGCACAATATAATAGGCGGGCTTGGAAGCGCAGTAGCAGAAGTGCTTGTTGAGGAGTATCCGGTGCCAGTTAAGAGAGTCGGAGTTAACGACACATTCGGCGAGTCGGGAGACCCTAAAGAGCTTGTAGTAAAATACGGTCTGACTGCAAATGACATAGTGCAAGCAGCCATAAAGGCCATAGAAAGAAAAAGATAA